The DNA region CAGGTGTCCTGTGATACAATCAAAAATTATCCGGGAGACGGCATAAAAATTGCACTTATTGATCTGGGCATTAAGAAGGGTATTATCCATCAATTACAAAACCTAAATTGTGATATTACCGTATTTCCACATGATATAACAGTGGATCAAGTGCAAAGTCATGACCCGGATGTGGTCTTCTTTTCTAACGGCCCCGGCGACCCCAAAGATGCCACATCAGCTATTGAATTAGCCAAGCAATTACTTGGTAAAAAGCCCATGTGGGGCATTTGTCTTGGACATCAGATCTTAGCCTTGGCACTTGGTGCGGATACATATAAGCTAAAGTTTGGGCATAGAGGTGCCAACCATCCGGTTATCGACACAGAAACCGGCAAAGTATTCATGTCTTCACAAAACCATGGCTACGCTGTGGACGAAAAGACATTTACAGATCATATTAAAGTAACCCATTATAATGTCAACGATGAAACCAATGAAGGCCTAAGTTGTGGTCAATATAAGGTATTATCCGTACAGTTTCATCCAGAAGAAGGACCCGGTCCGGAAGATGCCCATTATATTTTCGAAAAATGGGTCGGTGGCTATGAGAAGGCGGTGATGACGCATGCCTAGAGATACGAGTATTCATAAGGTGATGGTCATTGGATCAGGACCTATTATTATTGGACAAGCAGCGGAATTTGATTATGCCGGTACACAAGCTTGTAAATCATTAAAAGAAGAAGGCATTGAAGTGGTTCTGGTTAATTCTAATCCAGCCACAATCATGACGGATGACAACATTGCAGATCATGTTTATATACAACCTCTTACACTAGAGGCTTTAACTTGGATTATCGATAAAGAGCGACCGGATGGATTACTGGCCACTTTAGGCGGACAAACCGGCCTGAATATGGCGGTAGAACTGGATGAAGCGGGTGTGCTTGAAAAGTATAATGTAAGGCTCCTTGGAACATCATTAAAAGCAATTAACCAAGCAGAGGACCGAGAAAGTTTTCGTCAACTTATGCATGATATCGGTGAGCCAGTACCAAAAAGTGAGATTGTTACAACCATGGAGCAAGGCTTAGCGGTAGCTGATTCAATAGGTTTTCCAATCATCATAAGGCCAGCCTTTACAATGGGTGGCCTCGGTGGCGGTATTGCTAAAAATATGAATGAGCTTAAGGAATATTTACATACTGGGCTTATGCATAGTCGAATCAGTCAAGTATTACTGGAACAATCGGTTGCAGGTTGGAAAGAAATCGAATATGAAGTCATGAGAGACCAAAATGATACAGCCATTATTATTTGTAATATGGAGAATTTTGATCCTGTTGGTATCCATACAGGCGACAGTATTGTCGTAGCACCCTCTCAAACACTCTCAGATGAAGAATACCACATGCTTCGTACAGCTTCACTTAAGATTATCAAAGCTTTAAAAATCGAAGGTGGCTGTAACGTCCAATTGGCCCTAGATCCAAAATCCAAATCCTATATTGTCATTGAGGTTAATCCTAGAGTTAGCCGTTCATCAGCACTGGCATCAAAAGCAGCCGGCTATCCCATCGCAAAAATAGCGGCAAAAATAGCCATCGGTTTACATCTGCATGAGATCTCCAATGCAGTTACAAAAAAGACGAAAGCTTCTTTTGAGCCGGCATTGGATTATATAGTAACGAAGATTCCTAAGTGGCCTTTTGACAAGTTCGATTATGCAGATCGAACATTAGGAACGCAAATGAAAGCGACTGGAGAAGTTATGGCCATTGATCGTACTTTTGAGAGTTCTCTACTCAAAGCCATCATATCTCTAGAAGGCAAGGAAACAGGTCTTAGAAAAGAATCCTTACTTAAGCTTTCTAAAGAAGTC from Petrocella atlantisensis includes:
- the carA gene encoding glutamine-hydrolyzing carbamoyl-phosphate synthase small subunit, which produces MKGRLYLEDGTIFEGESFGANTTLFGEIVFNTSMTGYQEILTDPSYGGQIVTMTYPLIGNYGINDVDYESDKIQVTGFVVKEYAQVPNHWQSKRSLDDYLKANNIPGISGIDTRKLTKIIRNNGTMNCIITTEEITPDLISQLNNYRFPKDIVAQVSCDTIKNYPGDGIKIALIDLGIKKGIIHQLQNLNCDITVFPHDITVDQVQSHDPDVVFFSNGPGDPKDATSAIELAKQLLGKKPMWGICLGHQILALALGADTYKLKFGHRGANHPVIDTETGKVFMSSQNHGYAVDEKTFTDHIKVTHYNVNDETNEGLSCGQYKVLSVQFHPEEGPGPEDAHYIFEKWVGGYEKAVMTHA